The stretch of DNA GGGCTGctattcataaactaatttttattattactgGTAAAATTATTCTCTTTCTGAAGGGTATCTATCAGATGATGTtattatatctcattttaaTGTTGAGTTCTGAACAGATTTCAGCTCACCTCATTAAGttattgattttaatgaatTGTCTGTGGTTATGATGATGGCGATGATGAGGATGATTGGGACAATTTGATATGCATCTATCTGTTGTCATGgtgattgtcatgttttctgTATCTTAGATGATGCTGAAATAAGCGGTAGGAACGACTTGTTTCGCGAAATCCTAAGGGATGAGGCAGTGGAAAGGCTTCATGAGCTTGGTAaggtaataaaaattaaaaagtcaaGCCCCCCCAAGTTCAATTTCTGATGTGATTTGCCTCTTAAGTACTACAGctgaaaaattaatatagtaTCACTGCTCCAGCTGCTAAGACAATATTTTGTACAGAAGAGTTTAAGATAAGTACTCTGCAATAAAATCAAAGTTGTGATTTTTCTCAGTCTACGTCTCCCCATCACATTTAACATGTTGAAGCACCACATTTTCGTGTGCTTTTACCATGCTCCGAATTTGTCAATGTTGTCAATTTGTCAATGACTCATCAAAGTTGTCAATGTTGTTGCCTTGATAAAACAGGTAAGTGATGCTGATGGCTATCTTGAGAGGACATTCATGAGTCCAGCTTCGGTGAGGGCAGGAAACATTATCCGTGGATGGATGGAGGATGCTGGTTTGAGAACGTACGTTagctttctattcttttttctgTCGAACAGTGCTTTGGAAACTAGACTGATGCTTGTGTTGATTTGCAGATGGGTAGACAAGATGGGCAATGTACATGGTCGAGTGGAGGGAATGAATGCAAGTGCTGAGGCTCTGTTGATTGGATCTCACTTGGTGATGCTTTAATTTACCATTTTCTCCcacttcaatttaatttatactCTGCATACAAACACACAGATAAAACGCACACGCACCCAGGGAACACGTTGATTGTGGATAGTTCTTCTTTATACTAGGATACAGTTGTTGATGCTGGGATATTTGATGGCTCGTTGGGCATAATCACTGCATTATCTGCACTAAAGGTCTTGAATATTAATGGGACATTGGGAAAACTAAGGCGCCCAATTGAGGTAAGTGAAATATCTGCTTCCAAACAATATGATGAGTCATTTTCTGAAATGTTGTTTAGCTTGTGATTGTTAGACTCTAAATTGAAATGTAAAGTCCACTATATATTACCATTCatcaaaggttttttttttctgatatgCATGACTGTATAACCTAGTCATGAGTGGATAgatcatttcttatttttgtctGTATCATATTCGGCTAGAACTTCAATTACTGCAGACCCATTCATGGTCCAGAAATTCTTTTGTGGCACtgtaatatgtatttatctgTAGATGTATATCTAAACATATTGTGGGTGGTGCGTATGGAAAAACTCTGGTTAAAGATGTTACTAATTTCCTACTATTGCAGGTGATTGCATTTAGTGATGAGGAGGGAGTGAGGTTTCACTCTACTTTCTTGGGTAGTGCTGCTGTAGCTGGAATTTTACCATCTACAGCCTTGCAGATATCTGATAAGAGGTTACCTTTAGCAACTTGAATCTTATTTCTACTCACAACTGTTTATTATCGATCTATTCATGCAAGATCCTTGTTCAGAGGTATGACAGTGCAAGAAGTTCTAAAGAAAACCTCCATAGAAATTACAGAGGAAAACCTGTTACAACTCAAGTATGACCCAAAATCTGTCTGGGGTTATATTGAGGTATAAGAGTCTACACCGATTATGCTGAGAATCAGTTTTAACTGAATGTCCTCATTGATTTCAGCTATAAATTTAGTTCTTTTAATTTTGGACATTTGAGTACAAATTCTGCTCCCATTTTGTTTCGATGATGCAGGTCCACATTGAGCAGGGACCTGCATTAGAATGGCTTGGGCTTCCTCTTGGAATAGTTAAAGGCATAGCTGGACAGACACGACTAAAGGTACATAGAGTACTTCgagcattattaaaaaacttttgttaaaatatttttcattgaaGAGTCCATACTTACATAGCATTTGTGTCCCCCCACCTTTTGAGCACTTATGCTACCGTTATAATCACTCCCCTctcctgatctctctctctctctccctctccgaAGGCATGTCATGGTCATTTAGAATTTGTTAATATGTATGGTCCACTTAAACTCATGATCTATGCACATGCTGATCTTATGTTGAACTTTATTCAGCTCTTCATTTTTTGTTACTGAGCAATCCATATATTCCATTGCAGGTTATTGTGAGAGGTTCACAGGGGCATGCAGGAACCGTTCCTATGTCTATGCGTCATGATCCTATGGCAGCTGCTGCTGAATTAATGGTGCTGTTGGAAAGTCTCTGTAAACATCCAAAAAAGTTTCTTAATTATGATGTTCATTGCAATGATATATCAGTGGAATCACTTTCCACCTCTCTTGTCTGCACTGTTGGAGAGATATCGGCATGGCCAAATGCAAGCAATGTTATTCCTGGACAGGTAAAAACTGTAATTATCACTATCCCGATCTTGAGAACAAACACAAATTGGGCTACTCTGTTGTTAGCATAAGTGTGAAATAATCTGAAGGAAAAAATGAACCTCTGGTGCAGGTGACATTCACAGTGGATTTACGTGCAATGGATGACATGGGACGTGAGGCAGTTATTTATGAACTATCTTATCAGATTTATCAAATATGCGAGAAGCGTTCAGTTTCTTGTATCATTGAGCGTAAGGTGTGAGACTTCATGATTACACTCTGAATTTCTTTTGTCCACCAGTACAACTAATAACTTACTTTGTGTGGAACCTTTCAGCATGATGCAAATGCAGTGATTTGTGATTCTGAATTGAGTTCTAATCTGAAGTCTGCAGCTTATTCAGCATCGAAGAAAATGATAGGCGAGGTTCGAGATGAAATGCCTTCCTTGATGAGTGGTGCAGGACATGATGCAATGGCTATGTATCATTTAACAAaggcttgtttgttttcttttacttcATCCACATTTTTCAAGATGTAATATCCCCTGtcatcatgttatatgataacAATTTGCAAAAATCCAAACAGGTCGGAATGCTGTTTGTCCGCTGTCGTGGAGGCATAAGTCATTCCCCTGCAGAGCATGTCTTGGACGATGATGTTTGGGCGGCTGCTTTGGCAATCTTAGATTTTCTAGAGACAAATGTAAATTAGAACATTTGTTAGCATTAAGGTACAGCAAGCAGAATCCagtataatgatataatattgtaATTCATGTTGGTATGAATTCTTTCATTTGTAATAGATTCTTGTCTTTTTAACTCAACTTGAAGCATTATTCAAGGGTACATGCATATTGCAGTGATCCTTTTCCAACTTGGGTACATGTAAATGATTCTGATGAATCCTATATAATTAGttgtttgaaatttgtttaAAGAGTTTTGAGTCGCTCTTCCATTGTCATTATTTCGAGTGATACCATGCTATATTTACCATCTTTTTAATTAGTAACCTTTCATGTCCGATCTCTTTTGtgttattaaattatatgaatgcATGGATTATGATATTGTGGCAAAACAAATCATAAACCTAGCAAAGATGAGAAGAGCCTGAtgaattataacaaaattaagtCCAATTAGAATCATTTAAATGCGGCATGGTTGATGGTTTGCTATGATCTGATGGATATAATTAATTTTGCCCGGTTTGAAAAGCAAAATTTTTAGCTCTAAGAGATAGCTCAGATGGTCCGGCCTCGGGTTTGCTTCCTAATAGTTACCAGTTCAAGTCTCTTTAGGATCACTAAAAGTTTACCGGATTGTTAACTTTAGGATCCCGTGAGATTAGTCGAGGTGCACGCAAGCTAGCCCGGACACCCTcggttataaaatataaaaaataataataatttgctcCATTGCAATTGCGAAGAATACCATAGAATTGTAGAACTAACTTTTGGTTTGCAAAAAGAGTAGTACGTTGACATCCCATCTTGGAGATTACAGAATGCCTCGGACGACGGAAACTGGCCAGATTGCGTTTGCCGGGAGTCGAACCCGGGTCTATTGCTTGGAAGGCAATTATCCTAACCGTTGGACTACAAACGCTTATGATATTACGgctaagtttttaaatttaattcactgtgatttttcttccttatttttctttgattaatatatatatatgatatattaatgtGAGATAGAAGagattttcatatattataccTCGTAAAGTGTAATCAGACAAAGGGGAGCACTTTCGGCCGCAGCAGCAACAGataattattttggaatttttctaCATAATTTTCACCACactatacattttatatttttttatatttttaaaattttaaaattttttttgagtttattgtttttcaattacttcaaattttctatttattatttatataataaatatttgataaaataataaaataataaaataataaaaattaaaaataatataaaatgtaaagtgTTAAGAGGTTGTGAAaattttttgattattttgGCGATAATCACGTGTTATGAAATCCGAAAAAAGTCACCCATTCTTACTAAAGAAAGGAACATTAAGGTACTATTTGTAACTTGTATTAatttcagtctaattttaaattgaatctaatatttaaatatcaaacttttaaatcattaaacttattatctcaatttaaaacttttttacacgggtgactcacaatctttttcaactcaatacttCTTTACACACGagactcacaactttttttaacttctcataaatatatttaaagtcatcttaatatttaaacacatctaaactcatgaTCTTAGTTAGacctcacaaaactcactccatcatctcaactcattattattcttaaagaattaaattcatcttacatcaATTTAACTTCCAAATACATAAATCCATCGGAAAAAGCAAGAATGATAATTAAAGCATTGTATTAGTCATGGATCATGATACGATGAGGAATCAGAAACCATAATTATTAATGTCTAGCCAGAATATAAATAGATTCGTTCATTATCCACCGTGAATGCGCGAGAGATGTCACCGATAAGGTTAGATGTAATGCTAGCTAGA from Juglans regia cultivar Chandler chromosome 4, Walnut 2.0, whole genome shotgun sequence encodes:
- the LOC109006362 gene encoding allantoate deiminase 2; amino-acid sequence: MTITKQSCLSSRRFLFDYLLLFLLSTAALASIFSDDAEISGRNDLFREILRDEAVERLHELGKVSDADGYLERTFMSPASVRAGNIIRGWMEDAGLRTWVDKMGNVHGRVEGMNASAEALLIGSHLDTVVDAGIFDGSLGIITALSALKVLNINGTLGKLRRPIEVIAFSDEEGVRFHSTFLGSAAVAGILPSTALQISDKRGMTVQEVLKKTSIEITEENLLQLKYDPKSVWGYIEVHIEQGPALEWLGLPLGIVKGIAGQTRLKVIVRGSQGHAGTVPMSMRHDPMAAAAELMVLLESLCKHPKKFLNYDVHCNDISVESLSTSLVCTVGEISAWPNASNVIPGQVTFTVDLRAMDDMGREAVIYELSYQIYQICEKRSVSCIIERKHDANAVICDSELSSNLKSAAYSASKKMIGEVRDEMPSLMSGAGHDAMAMYHLTKVGMLFVRCRGGISHSPAEHVLDDDVWAAALAILDFLETNVN